The Opitutus sp. ER46 genome contains a region encoding:
- a CDS encoding TonB-dependent receptor: MLPNTRLPAFAACLALGVATAVAQNATPSSADETVTLSPFEVKAEQNRGYVAAETLTGTRVATQIKDLPYTVNVMTSEFFEDFAMFQLDDSLTQVGGLTGLDVGGGFNLRGFASSSQLRDGFYRQGRYGQTNIDRVEVIKGPNAGIYGRTSPGGMVNMISKAPQKSETQKLTVRGGSFDTLQGTIEATGTFRSPRTYYIAVLSQLNRGSDVDYFHMRENQAYAAIKHDFLNGGHLLVSGEHFIQYRHSPLGAAPMILDQKGTSSNVDDEAVGYAKNLAHYNPFGPASEASRSADTLRAAYDRQLGSIFSFRAGAQLFSARLKNYNQNTGWGTVAVNTFNPASSFTSTRGATPNRGLINEDGGGVQVDLVARYHLAKRRIANKTLVTVDFNDYYRYDPTRSTGAVAPLAAWQAAGSGRIVALNPDFTPISPLVYYTARPEDGLGTLTRYTRRRTIVAGGQFRQESRWFQERLLTYFGARFDKVHFTELEYLSAVNGVTPTLDAPIPVKRDVNMTKPNVGALFKVRENLRVYANYSESYFINQSDNPADIASPYYKSETAKGWDYGVKGALFNDRLNYTIGLYNIRRFGVRVTDSVETPVGSGNFVDVVRSDGDQECTGWEADVNWVITPAWSTGLSFGHVRARYNDFGTRNPQAVGRKVQGISPENGGAWVKYSGREGWLKNVSANLGVTYVAETPSESPTAGDTVAIVAGVPTVTRSTYQWRLTVPSVTLWNAGVAYRWKQSAHATHSFRLNVNNVFDREYLKVNKNLGDPRGIYFSYTLTFSNLLRH; this comes from the coding sequence ATGCTGCCCAACACCCGCCTGCCCGCCTTCGCCGCCTGCCTCGCGCTCGGCGTCGCTACCGCCGTCGCCCAGAACGCGACGCCCAGCTCCGCCGACGAAACCGTCACGCTCTCGCCCTTCGAGGTGAAGGCGGAGCAGAACCGCGGCTACGTCGCCGCCGAAACCCTCACCGGCACCCGCGTCGCCACGCAGATCAAGGACCTGCCCTACACGGTCAACGTGATGACCAGCGAGTTCTTCGAGGACTTCGCCATGTTCCAGCTCGACGACTCGCTCACCCAGGTCGGCGGACTCACCGGGCTCGACGTCGGCGGCGGCTTCAACCTCCGCGGCTTCGCCTCCTCCTCCCAGCTGCGCGATGGCTTCTACCGCCAGGGCCGCTACGGCCAGACCAACATCGACCGCGTCGAGGTCATCAAGGGCCCCAACGCCGGCATCTACGGGCGCACCTCCCCCGGCGGCATGGTGAACATGATCTCCAAGGCCCCGCAAAAGAGCGAAACCCAGAAGCTCACCGTCCGCGGCGGCAGCTTCGACACCCTCCAGGGGACGATCGAGGCCACCGGCACGTTCCGCTCGCCGCGCACGTACTACATCGCCGTGCTCAGCCAGCTCAACCGCGGCTCCGACGTGGACTACTTCCACATGCGCGAGAACCAGGCCTACGCCGCGATCAAGCACGACTTCCTCAACGGCGGCCACCTCCTCGTCTCGGGCGAGCACTTCATCCAGTACCGCCACTCCCCGCTCGGCGCCGCGCCCATGATCCTCGACCAGAAGGGCACCTCCTCCAACGTCGACGACGAGGCGGTCGGCTACGCGAAGAATCTCGCGCACTACAATCCATTCGGCCCCGCCAGCGAGGCCTCCCGCTCCGCCGACACCCTCCGCGCCGCCTACGACCGGCAGCTCGGCAGCATCTTCAGCTTCCGCGCCGGCGCGCAGCTGTTCTCCGCCCGCCTGAAGAACTACAACCAGAACACCGGCTGGGGCACCGTCGCGGTCAACACCTTCAACCCGGCCAGCAGCTTCACCTCCACCCGCGGCGCCACGCCCAACCGCGGTCTCATCAACGAGGACGGCGGGGGCGTGCAGGTCGATCTCGTCGCCCGCTACCACCTGGCCAAGCGCCGGATCGCGAACAAGACCCTCGTGACCGTCGATTTCAACGACTACTACCGCTACGACCCGACGCGAAGCACCGGCGCCGTCGCCCCGCTCGCCGCCTGGCAGGCCGCCGGCTCCGGCCGCATCGTCGCCCTCAACCCCGACTTCACGCCGATCTCGCCGCTCGTGTACTACACCGCCCGTCCCGAGGATGGGCTCGGCACGCTCACGCGCTACACCCGCCGCCGCACCATCGTGGCCGGCGGACAATTCCGCCAGGAGTCACGCTGGTTCCAGGAGCGGCTCCTCACCTACTTCGGCGCGCGCTTCGACAAGGTCCACTTCACCGAGCTCGAATACCTCTCCGCCGTGAACGGCGTCACCCCGACGCTCGACGCCCCCATCCCCGTGAAGCGCGACGTGAACATGACCAAGCCCAACGTCGGCGCGCTCTTCAAGGTCCGCGAAAACCTCCGCGTGTACGCCAACTACAGCGAGAGCTACTTCATCAACCAGAGCGACAACCCCGCCGATATCGCCAGCCCCTACTACAAGTCCGAGACCGCCAAGGGCTGGGACTACGGCGTGAAGGGCGCGCTCTTCAACGACCGGCTCAACTACACCATCGGGCTCTACAACATCCGCCGCTTCGGCGTCCGCGTCACCGACTCGGTCGAGACGCCCGTCGGTTCCGGCAATTTCGTCGACGTCGTGCGCTCCGACGGCGACCAGGAATGCACCGGCTGGGAGGCCGACGTGAACTGGGTCATCACGCCCGCGTGGTCCACCGGCCTGAGCTTCGGCCACGTCCGCGCCCGTTATAACGATTTCGGCACGCGCAACCCGCAGGCCGTCGGCCGCAAGGTCCAGGGCATCTCGCCGGAAAACGGCGGCGCATGGGTAAAGTACAGCGGCCGCGAGGGCTGGCTCAAAAACGTCTCCGCCAACCTCGGCGTCACCTACGTGGCCGAGACGCCCTCCGAGAGCCCTACCGCCGGCGACACCGTGGCGATCGTCGCCGGTGTGCCCACCGTCACCCGCAGCACCTACCAGTGGCGGCTCACCGTCCCGTCCGTCACGCTCTGGAACGCCGGCGTCGCCTACCGCTGGAAACAGAGCGCGCACGCGACGCACTCGTTCCGGCTCAACGTGAACAACGTCTTCGACCGCGAGTACCTGAAGGTGAACAAGAACCTCGGCGACCCCCGTGGCATCTACTTCAGCTACACGCTCACGTTTTCAAACCTGCTCCGGCACTGA
- a CDS encoding glycoside hydrolase family 88 protein, producing the protein MSARLRRTLVLTLGLLAVVRASAYDFGPWPAGGSPQEVGRRVADRFVASPHPNHGRPTPPRVITYPEVCAWYGALVFADLSHDATLQARLAARFEPLFREEKHLVPVPDHVDYTVFGAVPLELARQTGDRRCLALGEWMALKQWSEPFGPRTTAESHAYYRQGYTWQTRLWIDDMFMITAVQAQAYRATGNRAYIDRAAREMVLYLDRLQQPNGLFFHAPQAPFCWARGNGWMAAGMSLLLRELPADNPDRTRILRGYTLMMEALLWHQAGDGMWRQLVDDPAAWPETSGTGMFTFAFITGVQAGWLEPARYGPAARKAWLRLITYLNADGDVREVCQGTNIHDPAKHGPDGRAYYLARARLVGDMHGQAPVLWCAAALLRDAAPPAPAIRQP; encoded by the coding sequence ATGTCCGCCCGCCTGCGCCGCACCCTGGTCCTGACCCTCGGCCTGCTCGCGGTTGTCCGCGCCAGCGCCTACGACTTCGGCCCCTGGCCCGCCGGCGGCTCGCCCCAGGAAGTCGGCCGCCGGGTGGCAGATCGGTTCGTGGCCAGCCCGCATCCCAACCACGGCCGGCCCACGCCGCCGCGCGTGATCACGTATCCGGAAGTTTGTGCGTGGTACGGTGCGCTCGTGTTTGCCGACCTGAGCCACGATGCGACGCTCCAGGCCCGGCTCGCCGCCCGGTTCGAGCCGCTCTTCCGCGAGGAGAAACACCTCGTGCCGGTCCCGGATCACGTCGACTACACCGTGTTTGGCGCGGTCCCGCTCGAACTCGCGCGCCAGACCGGCGACCGGCGCTGCCTGGCGCTCGGCGAGTGGATGGCACTCAAGCAGTGGAGCGAGCCTTTTGGCCCGCGCACGACGGCCGAGTCGCACGCGTATTATCGCCAGGGCTACACTTGGCAGACGCGCCTCTGGATCGACGACATGTTCATGATCACCGCGGTGCAGGCGCAGGCCTACCGCGCCACCGGCAACCGCGCGTACATCGACCGCGCCGCGCGCGAGATGGTGCTCTACCTCGACCGCCTGCAGCAGCCCAACGGGCTTTTCTTTCACGCCCCGCAGGCGCCGTTCTGCTGGGCCCGCGGGAATGGCTGGATGGCCGCCGGAATGAGCCTGCTCCTGCGCGAACTGCCGGCGGACAATCCCGACCGGACCCGTATCCTGCGCGGCTATACGCTGATGATGGAGGCCCTCCTCTGGCACCAGGCAGGCGACGGCATGTGGCGCCAGCTGGTCGATGATCCCGCGGCCTGGCCCGAGACCTCCGGCACCGGCATGTTCACCTTCGCCTTCATCACCGGCGTGCAGGCGGGCTGGCTCGAGCCCGCCCGGTACGGCCCCGCCGCCCGCAAGGCGTGGTTGCGGCTCATCACCTACCTCAACGCCGACGGCGACGTCCGCGAGGTCTGCCAGGGCACGAACATCCACGATCCGGCCAAGCACGGCCCCGACGGCCGCGCCTACTACCTAGCTCGCGCGCGGCTGGTCGGCGACATGCACGGCCAGGCGCCCGTCCTGTGGTGCGCAGCCGCCCTGCTCCGCGACGCCGCGCCGCCGGCGCCAGCCATACGCCAGCCTTGA
- a CDS encoding chondroitinase-B domain-containing protein gives MNSGAFARYRQLLLAAALAALTLPAHAARHDVYTTADLLALPTLAAGDTVVVHDGTYTDVGSLTLGGAGTASAPITIYAANPGAAVFAGSTHIVLSGSWVTFAGFRFDGQTAAGGMPGTEKWGIVQTASRSSDCRVTNCMFRDFNAGAVSGNTYYWFVVQGYRHTLDHNSFEGKTTAGASVVFATPEADRNTPRAHVFAHNYFGPRTVIGSNGYEGIRVGDSAHQGWNMASVFEFNYFYRAIYAAGEPELVSNKSAYNTYRDNTFVENRAQLALRHGDNCVVEGNFFFGANLANSGGVRIIGQNHVVRNNYFQDLAGTGITAALVVQKGDPNWPATDDASTYEVANNARIFHNTFLNCAQPFFLGRNSSGTGALDPVGVEVRNNIVQSTTGAGVVFNLGYDSAAIAFSGDYVYHPDGNYGVTGLPGVTYGPPSPDLVADASLGYAIPSSTSPVLGLATETTPATTLDVRALPRPASGKDAGCYEREVTGIGSGPLTRSDVGPEFYGGPAGSFTPPGAQVAAPLFNPPAGSYTGTQSVTIATTTTGAAIRYTLDGSAPTASTGTLYAGPVSVATSATLKAIATKSGLADSTVSTAAYTITPTGGTTITSAAGFVSSALTSAPSGTFTVEFDALSSVSPANAVIGLSSGAATGYTSLACMVRFNTTGRIDARNGGSFVASAIPFAANTVYHFRLVVDVPTHTYAAYVTAPGGSEQTIGTNLAFRTEQAAVTQLSHVAWNVNATPGGALTYWPVTLTSVSAAKFSIAASAVSASANDGNVPANTVDGSLATRWSAQGDGQWIQYDLGAVRTPAWIRLAFLNGDTRTSSFDVQLSSNGSSWTTVYTGSSSGTTTALETYNFPNAAARYVRVIGHGNSVNTWNSITETEVWGY, from the coding sequence ATGAACTCCGGTGCTTTCGCCCGTTACCGTCAGCTCCTGCTCGCCGCCGCACTCGCGGCGTTGACCCTCCCCGCCCACGCCGCCCGTCACGATGTTTACACGACCGCCGATCTGTTGGCGCTGCCCACGCTCGCCGCGGGGGACACCGTCGTCGTCCACGACGGCACCTACACCGATGTCGGCAGCCTGACGCTCGGCGGCGCCGGCACCGCCAGCGCACCCATCACGATCTACGCCGCCAATCCCGGCGCGGCCGTCTTCGCCGGCTCAACGCATATCGTCCTGTCCGGCTCCTGGGTGACGTTCGCCGGCTTCCGCTTCGACGGCCAAACCGCGGCCGGCGGCATGCCCGGCACCGAAAAGTGGGGCATCGTGCAGACCGCGTCCCGCTCGAGCGATTGCCGCGTCACCAACTGCATGTTCCGCGACTTCAACGCCGGCGCTGTCAGCGGCAACACCTACTACTGGTTCGTCGTGCAGGGCTACCGGCACACCCTCGATCACAACAGCTTCGAGGGGAAAACCACCGCCGGCGCGTCCGTCGTCTTCGCCACGCCCGAGGCCGACCGCAACACCCCGCGCGCCCACGTTTTCGCCCACAACTACTTCGGTCCCCGTACCGTCATCGGCAGCAATGGCTACGAGGGGATCCGCGTTGGCGACAGCGCGCACCAGGGCTGGAACATGGCGTCGGTCTTCGAATTCAACTATTTCTACCGCGCCATCTACGCCGCCGGGGAGCCGGAATTGGTTTCGAACAAGTCCGCCTACAACACGTACCGCGACAACACCTTCGTCGAAAACCGCGCCCAGCTCGCCCTGCGCCACGGCGACAACTGCGTCGTCGAGGGCAACTTCTTCTTCGGCGCCAACCTCGCGAACTCCGGCGGCGTCCGCATCATCGGCCAGAACCACGTCGTCCGAAACAACTACTTCCAGGACCTCGCCGGCACCGGCATCACCGCCGCGTTGGTCGTGCAGAAGGGCGACCCCAACTGGCCCGCGACCGACGACGCCAGCACGTACGAGGTCGCGAACAACGCGCGCATCTTCCACAACACGTTCCTCAACTGCGCCCAGCCGTTCTTTCTCGGACGCAACAGCAGCGGCACCGGCGCGCTCGATCCGGTCGGCGTCGAGGTGCGAAACAACATCGTCCAAAGCACCACCGGCGCCGGCGTCGTCTTCAACCTCGGCTACGACAGCGCCGCCATCGCCTTCAGCGGCGACTACGTTTACCACCCCGATGGCAACTACGGCGTCACCGGCCTGCCGGGCGTGACGTACGGCCCGCCCTCGCCCGATCTCGTGGCCGACGCCTCGCTCGGCTACGCGATCCCCTCGAGCACCAGTCCGGTCCTCGGGCTTGCCACCGAAACCACGCCCGCCACCACGCTCGACGTGCGCGCGCTGCCCCGCCCGGCCTCCGGCAAGGACGCCGGTTGCTACGAGCGCGAGGTCACCGGCATCGGCAGTGGTCCGCTCACGCGCAGCGACGTCGGGCCCGAGTTCTACGGCGGCCCGGCCGGCTCGTTCACTCCCCCGGGCGCCCAGGTGGCCGCGCCTCTCTTCAACCCGCCCGCCGGAAGCTACACCGGCACCCAGTCCGTCACGATCGCCACCACGACGACCGGCGCCGCGATCCGCTACACGCTCGACGGCTCCGCGCCCACCGCAAGCACCGGCACGCTCTATGCCGGACCGGTCAGCGTGGCCACCAGCGCCACGCTCAAGGCAATCGCCACCAAATCCGGCCTGGCCGACAGTACCGTATCCACGGCGGCGTACACCATCACTCCCACGGGCGGCACGACCATCACCAGCGCCGCCGGGTTCGTCAGCAGCGCGCTCACCTCCGCGCCGTCCGGCACGTTCACCGTCGAGTTTGACGCCCTCTCCTCCGTCTCGCCCGCCAACGCCGTCATCGGCCTCTCGTCCGGCGCCGCCACCGGCTACACGAGCCTCGCCTGCATGGTGCGGTTCAACACGACCGGCCGGATCGATGCGCGCAACGGCGGCAGCTTCGTCGCGAGCGCCATCCCGTTTGCCGCGAACACCGTCTATCACTTCCGCCTCGTGGTCGACGTACCGACCCACACCTACGCCGCCTACGTCACCGCGCCCGGCGGCAGCGAACAGACGATCGGCACCAATCTGGCCTTCCGGACCGAGCAGGCGGCCGTCACCCAGCTCAGTCACGTGGCCTGGAACGTGAACGCGACTCCCGGCGGCGCCCTCACCTACTGGCCCGTCACGCTCACCAGCGTCTCCGCCGCCAAGTTCTCGATCGCCGCGAGCGCCGTCTCCGCCAGCGCCAACGACGGCAACGTGCCGGCCAACACCGTCGACGGCAGCCTCGCCACCCGTTGGTCGGCGCAAGGCGACGGCCAGTGGATCCAGTACGACCTCGGCGCCGTGCGCACCCCCGCCTGGATCCGTCTCGCCTTCCTCAACGGCGACACCCGCACGTCGTCCTTCGACGTACAGCTCTCCAGCAACGGCTCGAGCTGGACCACGGTGTACACCGGCAGCAGCAGCGGCACGACGACCGCGCTCGAGACCTACAACTTCCCCAACGCGGCGGCCCGCTACGTCCGAGTCATCGGCCACGGCAACTCGGTGAACACCTGGAACAGCATCACCGAAACGGAAGTGTGGGGCTACTGA
- a CDS encoding serine protease, translating into MPNQLPLIPVAGYGEIADVSDVPELRRSVFPLVFSNLDGTFLYHGSCFSVSYSGGFCTAMHVINDGFGSRRGDEMKRLGAYGLIFVPGVCYGAPILHPFRQLDGNVLMFPRDPNPLAYRTERDPDDIGYDIARVRFALQAGDRPRPLWVHCGLWASLKEGDDVVAVGFNEALGTSSTKEDLMHYSDQLSACRLKVTGLEIREPGALGGGPIMTLNANIPPGFSGGPIFAGNGAVVGLVSTGIAGAAHGTGVWLEPYGIQDTRRPESSWLPDVFPDQCHNSQDLFEAWGVVPPGTTDWKEVHWEKAKAEKIAAGLSGSIRRMWQNNDGTVCVTADRS; encoded by the coding sequence ATGCCGAATCAGCTACCGCTCATTCCCGTCGCCGGCTATGGCGAGATCGCAGACGTGAGCGACGTGCCGGAGCTGCGCAGGTCGGTATTCCCCCTGGTTTTCTCGAACCTCGATGGAACGTTTCTCTACCACGGTAGTTGTTTCTCCGTCTCTTACTCCGGGGGGTTCTGCACGGCGATGCACGTCATCAACGACGGCTTTGGTTCGAGACGTGGCGACGAAATGAAACGGCTGGGCGCCTATGGCCTGATTTTTGTGCCGGGGGTCTGTTACGGGGCCCCAATATTGCACCCTTTTCGTCAACTGGACGGGAACGTGCTAATGTTTCCGCGTGATCCAAATCCCCTGGCGTACCGCACCGAGCGTGATCCGGACGACATCGGTTACGATATTGCTCGCGTGCGATTTGCGTTGCAGGCCGGCGACAGGCCTCGGCCGCTTTGGGTGCACTGCGGATTGTGGGCATCGCTAAAGGAGGGCGATGACGTAGTTGCAGTCGGCTTCAACGAGGCTCTTGGCACCTCCTCGACCAAAGAGGATTTAATGCATTACTCCGATCAATTGTCAGCCTGCCGGCTGAAGGTCACTGGCCTCGAAATCCGTGAGCCCGGTGCCCTGGGGGGCGGCCCGATCATGACGCTCAACGCGAATATCCCTCCGGGGTTCAGCGGCGGTCCGATCTTCGCAGGAAACGGTGCAGTGGTCGGTTTGGTTTCTACCGGGATCGCGGGCGCAGCACACGGCACTGGAGTCTGGCTTGAACCTTACGGGATCCAGGACACCCGTCGGCCCGAGTCATCGTGGCTCCCCGATGTCTTCCCTGACCAATGCCATAACTCCCAGGATCTCTTCGAGGCGTGGGGGGTAGTTCCTCCCGGGACCACGGATTGGAAAGAAGTTCATTGGGAAAAGGCGAAGGCGGAGAAGATCGCTGCCGGCCTGTCTGGAAGCATCCGCAGAATGTGGCAGAATAATGATGGGACAGTCTGCGTAACCGCGGATCGATCCTGA
- a CDS encoding alpha-L-fucosidase — MITLPLSSAPVRTRSARPAMSRRAVAALVTGCRRTLLPLLLLPLGLAAADLPPPGLRTLDDPDPARDARVAWHREARFGCFVHWGVYSGPAGVWKGRVGGTYSEHLMRSLEIPRAVYLEEIVKPFNPTGFDADAWVRLMRDAGMRYLVITAKHHDGFAMYPSKVSSYNLTAQTAFKRDPMAELSAACRKYGLKFGFYYSHAWDWEHPDAVGNFWDYGRPGGESGWWEQHPELVAKATRYVEGKSIPQIRELIAMYHPDILWFDTSSKTPPELCRRILAAVRAAGPDIVINSRIGGGGVLGDYRSTADRPAYFPEVFTQWEAIPTTNESYGYKPSDTSHKPPAHFIHLLAQAVGKGGNILMNIGPRGDGVIDPKDETILRGIGAWMKANGESLYGCDRSPLPVQPWGAVTRRGNRLYLHVFAWPADGKLVVAGLRSTPLGARLLHGGELPAQRLNVDDLQLTLPAAAPDATDTVLVLDFPAQIAANKALRLAGSGTTRLHVMDGRLDGPGIRYGDGKTNRDVTEEWSRPEATVTWTVRAPETRRFRVTAEYNTLTKTTRGTFVLEAASQSLAGTVSPTPALDVFRRDVLGELTLPAGEHTLIVRPTALPNGNLMRLRQIELQPLD; from the coding sequence ATGATCACCCTCCCTCTCTCGTCCGCTCCGGTTCGAACGCGGTCCGCGCGCCCCGCCATGTCGCGGCGCGCCGTTGCCGCCCTCGTCACCGGCTGCCGGCGCACGCTCCTGCCGCTGCTGCTCCTGCCGCTCGGCCTCGCCGCCGCCGACCTGCCGCCGCCCGGCTTGCGCACGCTCGATGATCCCGATCCGGCGCGCGACGCTCGCGTCGCCTGGCATCGCGAGGCCCGCTTCGGCTGCTTCGTGCACTGGGGCGTGTACTCGGGCCCCGCCGGCGTGTGGAAGGGCCGCGTGGGCGGCACGTACTCGGAGCACCTGATGCGTTCCCTCGAGATCCCGCGCGCCGTTTACCTCGAGGAGATTGTGAAGCCGTTCAACCCGACCGGCTTCGACGCCGACGCCTGGGTGCGGCTGATGCGCGACGCCGGCATGCGTTACCTTGTCATCACCGCCAAGCACCACGACGGCTTCGCGATGTATCCGTCCAAGGTTTCCTCATACAACCTCACCGCGCAGACCGCCTTCAAGCGCGACCCCATGGCCGAGCTCTCCGCCGCCTGCAGGAAGTACGGGCTGAAGTTCGGGTTCTACTATTCGCACGCGTGGGACTGGGAGCACCCCGATGCGGTGGGCAATTTCTGGGACTACGGCCGGCCGGGCGGCGAGTCGGGCTGGTGGGAGCAGCACCCCGAACTCGTGGCGAAGGCGACGCGCTACGTGGAGGGAAAATCCATCCCGCAGATCCGGGAGCTCATCGCGATGTATCACCCGGATATCCTGTGGTTCGATACATCGAGCAAGACGCCGCCCGAGCTCTGCCGGCGCATCCTCGCGGCCGTGCGCGCCGCCGGTCCCGACATCGTCATCAACAGCCGCATTGGCGGCGGCGGTGTGCTCGGCGACTACCGCTCGACCGCGGACCGGCCCGCGTACTTTCCCGAGGTGTTCACCCAGTGGGAGGCGATCCCCACGACCAATGAGTCGTACGGCTACAAGCCGAGCGACACCTCGCACAAACCGCCGGCCCACTTCATCCACCTCCTCGCCCAGGCCGTCGGCAAGGGCGGCAACATCCTCATGAACATCGGCCCGCGCGGCGACGGCGTCATCGACCCGAAGGACGAGACGATCCTGCGCGGCATCGGCGCGTGGATGAAGGCCAACGGCGAGAGCCTGTACGGCTGCGATCGTTCGCCGCTGCCGGTGCAACCCTGGGGCGCCGTCACCCGGCGCGGCAACCGGCTCTACCTGCACGTTTTCGCCTGGCCCGCCGATGGCAAGCTCGTGGTCGCCGGCCTGCGCAGCACGCCCCTCGGCGCGCGGCTCCTCCACGGCGGCGAGTTGCCCGCGCAGCGGCTCAACGTCGACGACCTCCAACTCACGCTGCCGGCCGCGGCGCCCGACGCGACCGACACCGTGCTCGTGCTCGATTTTCCCGCGCAGATCGCGGCCAACAAGGCGCTCCGCCTCGCCGGCTCCGGGACCACGCGGCTGCATGTCATGGACGGCCGCCTCGACGGCCCAGGCATCCGTTACGGTGATGGGAAGACCAACCGGGACGTGACGGAGGAGTGGTCGCGCCCCGAGGCGACCGTCACGTGGACCGTACGCGCGCCGGAGACGCGGCGGTTCCGCGTCACGGCCGAGTACAACACGCTCACCAAGACCACGCGCGGCACGTTCGTGCTCGAGGCGGCGTCGCAGTCGCTGGCCGGCACCGTGTCGCCGACGCCGGCGCTCGACGTGTTTCGGCGCGACGTGCTGGGCGAACTCACGTTGCCCGCCGGCGAGCACACGCTCATCGTGCGCCCGACCGCCCTCCCCAACGGCAACCTGATGCGCCTGCGCCAGATTGAACTGCAACCGCTCGACTGA